From one Chryseobacterium sp. 3008163 genomic stretch:
- the mnmA gene encoding tRNA 2-thiouridine(34) synthase MnmA, with product MKVVVGLSGGVDSSVTAYLLQQQGHEVVALFMRNWNDASVTLEDECPWIEDSNDALMVAQKLGIPFQVIDMSDLYKERIVDYMFDEYQKGRTPNPDVLCNREVKFDVFMKTAMSLGADKVATGHYARVDSTFDENGKEIFHLLAGKDNNKDQSYFLCQLNQDQLSKALFPIGELTKPQVREIAKEIGLVTADKKDSQGLCFIGKVSLPQFLQQQLVPKEGEIVEIFKDSPLFSEEVPTFSSKEEELEFLSKKINYKKADGKVIGKHQGAQFFTIGQSKGLGIGGHKESCFIVSRDMENNIIFVGESHSFPGLHKKALKIAQSELHWVREDLRLKNGESMEVLGRFRYRQELQKSKIYQFENAFYMEFENSQSAIAEGQFASWYIDDELIGSGVIS from the coding sequence ATGAAAGTAGTAGTAGGCCTCTCAGGAGGTGTAGATTCGAGTGTTACAGCGTATTTGCTGCAGCAACAAGGTCACGAAGTTGTGGCTTTATTTATGAGAAACTGGAACGATGCTTCCGTAACTTTAGAAGACGAATGCCCTTGGATTGAGGACAGCAATGATGCCTTAATGGTTGCCCAGAAATTGGGAATTCCGTTTCAGGTGATTGACATGAGCGATTTGTATAAGGAAAGAATCGTTGATTACATGTTTGATGAATACCAGAAAGGAAGAACTCCGAATCCTGATGTTTTGTGTAACAGAGAGGTGAAATTTGATGTTTTTATGAAGACCGCAATGTCTTTGGGTGCAGATAAAGTAGCAACCGGACATTACGCAAGAGTAGATTCTACTTTTGATGAAAACGGAAAGGAAATTTTCCACCTTTTGGCAGGAAAAGACAACAATAAAGATCAGTCTTATTTTTTATGTCAGCTGAATCAAGATCAGCTCTCAAAAGCGTTGTTTCCTATCGGAGAACTGACAAAGCCTCAGGTTAGAGAAATCGCAAAAGAAATCGGGTTGGTTACGGCTGATAAAAAAGATTCTCAGGGATTATGTTTTATCGGAAAAGTAAGCTTACCTCAATTTTTACAACAACAATTGGTACCGAAAGAAGGTGAAATTGTAGAAATTTTCAAAGATTCACCATTATTTTCTGAAGAAGTACCAACATTTTCGTCTAAAGAAGAAGAGCTTGAATTTTTAAGTAAAAAAATCAATTATAAAAAAGCTGACGGAAAAGTTATCGGAAAGCATCAGGGTGCTCAGTTTTTCACAATTGGACAGAGCAAAGGATTAGGAATCGGCGGACATAAAGAATCTTGTTTTATTGTTTCCAGAGACATGGAAAACAACATCATTTTCGTTGGTGAAAGTCACAGTTTCCCAGGTTTACATAAGAAAGCTTTGAAAATTGCTCAATCAGAACTTCATTGGGTTCGAGAAGATTTAAGATTAAAAAACGGAGAATCAATGGAAGTTCTCGGAAGATTCCGTTATAGACAAGAACTTCAAAAATCGAAAATTTATCAGTTTGAAAACGCCTTCTATATGGAATTTGAAAATTCTCAATCAGCTATCGCTGAAGGACAATTTGCTTCGTGGTATATTGATGATGAACTGATTGGAAGCGGAGTTATTTCGTAA
- a CDS encoding SDR family oxidoreductase, protein MKQIWRDITPIGRQGLPSEIGNAEVFLASDESSFIVGTEILADGGLTNISLMK, encoded by the coding sequence GTGAAACAAATCTGGAGAGACATAACGCCAATCGGAAGACAAGGTTTGCCTTCTGAAATCGGAAATGCTGAGGTATTTTTAGCCTCAGATGAATCATCTTTTATTGTAGGAACAGAAATTCTGGCTGACGGAGGTCTTACAAATATCAGTTTGATGAAATAG
- a CDS encoding LytR/AlgR family response regulator transcription factor — MIKTVIIEDEKPAARKLERMLSLFPELQLVANLESVEDAVQWFSENEHPQLIFSDIVLGDGLSFDIFEKISTKAFIIYTTAFDQYTLKAFKLNSIDYLLKPILDEDLSGAIEKFKTFLPSDQSVNSDDIKQLIKKEKSTLSRILVKIGYNLKIVQTHEVSCFFSENKIVYLQTSDRVYPSDFTLDELADVLDDKKFFRVNRQFIINSDYIKNIHTSPNYKVELNFQPQEEITVSRERVKDFKDWLVG; from the coding sequence ATGATTAAAACGGTCATCATAGAAGACGAAAAACCCGCTGCAAGAAAGTTAGAAAGAATGTTGAGTCTTTTCCCTGAATTACAATTGGTTGCAAACTTAGAATCTGTGGAAGATGCCGTACAATGGTTCTCGGAAAATGAACATCCGCAGCTTATTTTTTCTGATATTGTTTTGGGTGACGGACTTTCGTTTGATATTTTTGAGAAAATTTCCACCAAAGCTTTTATTATTTATACGACAGCGTTTGATCAGTATACTTTAAAAGCATTTAAATTAAACAGCATCGATTATCTTCTGAAACCCATCCTGGATGAGGATTTATCAGGCGCAATTGAAAAGTTTAAAACTTTCCTTCCTTCAGATCAGTCTGTAAATTCGGATGATATCAAACAACTCATCAAGAAAGAAAAATCAACGCTTTCCCGGATTTTAGTGAAAATAGGATACAACTTGAAAATCGTTCAAACGCATGAAGTCAGCTGTTTTTTTAGTGAAAATAAGATTGTATATCTGCAGACTTCTGATCGTGTTTATCCTTCAGATTTTACTTTAGATGAATTGGCTGATGTTCTTGATGATAAGAAGTTTTTCCGTGTCAACAGACAGTTTATTATCAATTCAGATTACATCAAAAACATCCATACTTCACCCAATTATAAGGTTGAATTGAACTTTCAGCCACAGGAAGAAATTACAGTAAGCCGTGAACGTGTAAAAGATTTTAAAGATTGGCTGGTAGGTTAA
- a CDS encoding 2TM domain-containing protein, protein MNFNNAQQRVKDLKSFYKNCMWFGIVALIIFFRRFMKSGDLSQSIFSGSIILTVWGIILAVKAVKLFVLNAEWENKVLEEELSKTKKPINF, encoded by the coding sequence ATGAACTTTAATAACGCACAACAAAGAGTAAAAGATTTGAAATCATTCTATAAAAACTGTATGTGGTTTGGGATCGTAGCTTTGATCATATTTTTCAGAAGGTTCATGAAATCTGGCGATTTATCTCAATCAATATTTAGCGGATCAATCATCCTGACGGTTTGGGGAATTATTTTGGCAGTAAAAGCAGTGAAACTATTTGTCTTAAATGCAGAATGGGAGAACAAAGTATTAGAAGAAGAACTAAGCAAAACAAAAAAACCAATTAATTTTTAG
- a CDS encoding 2TM domain-containing protein — translation MENLSFNKENLAYEKAAKRVKDLKGFYGNLTSYCLVIPFLLILNLLTSPEHLWFYWPMLGWGLGLTIHAVGTFGIGKDWEEKKIKQLMEEERRSSKSL, via the coding sequence ATGGAAAATTTATCATTCAACAAAGAAAATTTAGCTTACGAAAAAGCAGCTAAAAGAGTAAAAGATCTAAAAGGATTTTATGGCAATCTAACTTCTTATTGTTTAGTCATTCCGTTTTTATTGATTCTAAATCTTTTGACTTCACCTGAGCATTTGTGGTTTTACTGGCCGATGTTAGGCTGGGGATTAGGTCTTACGATTCACGCAGTAGGCACTTTCGGAATCGGCAAAGACTGGGAAGAAAAGAAAATAAAACAACTGATGGAGGAGGAGAGAAGAAGTTCAAAATCACTTTAA
- a CDS encoding methyltransferase family protein codes for MNALYLLFYVSIAVWFLSEIYYKQKFKSEKKDQKKDQSTLNILWVVILPSVFLAVTISKLTTFPIRNQYWILYLGEILMVTGIFFRWMIIRSLGKFFTVDVSIKDDHQIKKEGFYRWVRHPSYSFALLTFFGFGLFLNNWFSLFIAFVPTLLAFLYRIKVEEQALIEQFGTEYSEYKKKTKKLIPFIF; via the coding sequence ATGAATGCGCTGTATTTACTTTTTTACGTCTCGATTGCGGTCTGGTTTTTAAGCGAAATTTATTACAAGCAAAAATTTAAATCAGAAAAAAAAGACCAAAAGAAAGATCAATCTACGCTCAATATTTTGTGGGTAGTGATCCTTCCGTCGGTATTTTTAGCGGTTACTATTTCTAAACTGACTACTTTTCCTATCAGAAATCAATACTGGATTCTATATCTGGGTGAAATTTTGATGGTGACCGGAATTTTTTTCCGCTGGATGATCATTAGATCTCTCGGCAAATTTTTCACGGTCGATGTTTCAATTAAAGACGATCATCAAATCAAAAAAGAAGGATTTTACAGATGGGTAAGGCATCCTTCTTATTCGTTTGCGCTGCTCACATTTTTTGGATTTGGATTATTTCTAAATAATTGGTTTTCTCTGTTTATCGCATTTGTTCCAACGTTATTAGCATTTCTCTACAGAATTAAAGTTGAAGAACAAGCATTGATAGAACAGTTCGGAACTGAATATTCAGAATATAAAAAGAAGACAAAAAAGTTGATTCCGTTTATATTTTGA
- a CDS encoding 2TM domain-containing protein, producing MEKFDENDINYQQAKKQVEKLRGFYGHLFSYVAVNLLFAYFNYINLKPNESYFQVKNFLTAIFWGIGLLAHALFVFLPRFNFAKQWEEKKIKELMEKNK from the coding sequence ATGGAAAAATTTGACGAAAATGATATTAATTATCAACAGGCTAAAAAACAAGTAGAAAAATTGAGAGGTTTCTATGGACATCTATTTTCATACGTTGCGGTTAATCTTTTGTTTGCTTATTTTAACTACATCAATTTAAAACCAAATGAGAGTTATTTTCAGGTTAAAAATTTCCTTACAGCAATATTTTGGGGAATAGGTCTTCTTGCGCATGCATTATTTGTTTTTCTACCCAGATTTAATTTCGCAAAACAATGGGAAGAAAAGAAAATCAAAGAACTGATGGAGAAAAACAAGTAA